Genomic window (Melioribacteraceae bacterium):
GACTGGCTTTTCTTCAAGTAATGGCAGATTATTAATTTTTGTTAAAAGATTATATTCAAAATTTTCATCTGTTTTAATAGCTGGTAAATTTTTTAAGTCCTTAATAAGATTTTTATATTTTTCATCTTCATTGTAAAAATTATTTTTCATAAGCTACTCTTTATAAATATGCTTTAATAGTTTTTGCAATTGTGCTCTCCCCCGGTTAATTCTTGATTTCACTGTGCCAATGGCTAAATTTGTAATTTCCGCAATTTCCTCGTAAGATAAATCTTGAATATCTCTTAAAATAACAACTTCACGATAGACTGGTTTAACTCTTAATAATGCTTTCTGAATTATTTCGCTTCTAATTTCTCCATCTGCCGCCTTTTCGGGGGACAAAAATGATTTATCTTCAATTTGAGGAGACTTTTCATCTTCATCATTATTAATTGAAAAGAAACTTCTCCTCCTTCTTCTTTTTAATTCGTTTTTCGCCAGGTTACCTGCAATTGTATAAATCCATGTCGAAAACTTGGCAAATGATTTATAAGAATCCTTATGAATATAAAACTTAATCATTGTTTCTTGAACAACATCGGTGCAACTATCTCGATCTCCCAAAAAACGATAAACAAAATTCATTAAAGGATCTTTGTAGCGTTTTACCAATAATTCATAAGCTTCAAGAGTATTATTATCTTGAAACTCCTTGATCAATTCTTCGTCTGTTAGTCCAGTTAAATTTTTAGACAACTTGGCTTATACCTTAGTGTAAAAAAAATGTTTCAATTTTCTATGTCAATTTTAGCCATAAACAGTTTTTTATGCAAGAAAAGTTATTTTCAGCCTCATGAAATTATCTCTGAGACTAGCATAGTAACAACTGTAATCTGGTCCATACTACTGTTTTTTATGTTCAGATCTGCTGATAAAAGTGCTTCGGAGGCATTAAGTAACCTTCTATCGTTAAACAAATATTTGCACTTTTTTAAGTTCATAAAATAGCCATAACTAATGCCGACTTTCCTAGCATTTGAAGAATCGATATCATAAGAATTCCTTGAGAGTCCGCTAACCCCCACAACTTCCAACATTTGTGAAATTATGATAATTGATTTAGCCAGAAAATTTACAAGCGTAATTGCATCTTCACCACTGCTAATTAAACTAAGTGCAACTTTGAGGGCCTCGTTTTTATCCCCCCTACCTACTGCGTTCTGGAGATCAAAAATAGAATATTGTTTTGTTGGAGAAGCAATATTTTTTATGGCATCATAATCAAATTTACCATTAACCGGTGTATAGTCTAAAAATTTTCTTAACTGCATCTTTAGCATCGTTTTGTCATCACCCGAAATTTCAACTAATGCTCTGGCGTTATCTTCAGTAAAAAGGAGTCCTATCTCCTTGGCTTGATGTAAAATCCAATCAATTAGTTCATCTCCCTTAATAATTTCGGCACTAAAGATTAGGTTGTATTGAATTAAGGATTTTACTGGTTCGCTCAATGTATCTTTTACTTCGCCAAAGTTACAGATAATTAAGATTGTAAAATCGGCGGGATTCTGAATATATGCTGCAAATTCCTTTTTTTCTGAAAGTAATTCAAAATTTCTGATTGTTATAATTTTTTTCCCACCACCAAAGGGAAAAGCATATGCCGAATCAATAATCTGGTTTAATGTAACTCCTTTTTCAACATTGATATCTTCCTTATCGAAATCAGATTTTACAAGATTCGAGTACAAATCTTCCAGTTTCTGGGCTGTAGAATCGATGCTAAAATTATCTTCTCCGCATAAAAAATAAATTGGGAGAATCTTCTCTTGCTGAATCAAATTACTTACCAGTTCAATTGATGGAAGTTTGATTTTTTTAGCCATTCTCTCTTGGTTCTTTTAATTTTTCAAATTTTATAGCGCGATATAAAAAGAATAGGAATCCACCCCAAATAATTCCTATTATTAATATAGCTGTAATAATCGTGATCATTAAACTTTTCTCTCTAACAACAACTTATTTATTCTACTATTGATAAGAATGAATGTCGATATTATGATTGTCCATTGCAGAATGCATGTACCCAAATTTTCCGTATGAAATGGATTCCACCACTCGCTATCCCATTGTGTTGAAGAATAAAGCCACCACAAGATAAGTACTAAAGCCTCAAATGGTATTACATACTTAATAAGATAATCATAAAGTTTGTTAAGTTTGAAATCATTTCCATGAGAATTAATGAGATTGATGCGAAATTTTTCCACTCCAAACTTATTTACCGAAAAAGCAATAAATGCTCCGCTAAGTATAAGACCGATACCCCAAACCCAATCTTGATTCAAGAAAAAATTGGTGTTTAGCGCAGAGGGAATACCCGCGGTTATGCCAATAGCAAGCATAATCATTATTGATTTTTTTCTCACCATACCCAAATCACATAATGAACTAACTGAAAGTTCTAACATTGAAATTAGTGAGGTTATAGCGGCGAAAAATAGGGCAAGAAAGAACAACGTAATAAATATATTATTCACAAGATGAAAAGGGGTAATCTTGTTAAATAGTTCCGGTAGAAAGATGAATGTTAATCCTGTATTTGCTGGACCACTATTTGAAATTTGGGACAACGGATCATTACTTCCCAGGGCAAAGACGGTAGAAAAAATTGTGATGCCAGCAATCAACGATACTGAATTATTACCAAATCCTATTAGTGCAGCATTTAAACTTATATCCTCTTCTCTCTTCATATAAATTGCATAAGTCATAATCAATCCCCAGCCTGCGCCGGTATCCCATGCATTTTGGGTAAGGGCATTGAGCCAAATTTTTGGGTCGAGCATTAAGTTAAAATCTGGTCTGAAAAAAAATTCCAAACCTTCTAACGCATTTGGTAAGGTAACAGCTCTAATCATCAATAAGAGCAGTATGGTGATTAGTGAGGTAACTAAAATCTTGCTAATTTTTTCAATTCCTCTTACACCAAAATAAATTACTGAACCGGCAATAATCATAACAATAAAATGGTAAAGAAGTGGTGTATAACTTTCCGAAAAATTAGTCCAATAAAGCAAATGATTTTTTGTAGATAATAATTCACCGTTGGCAGAAGAAACTAAATATTTTAGGCACCAGCCGGTAATAACCGAATAATAAAACATAATAAAGGTAGCAACAGCTGCAACAAAAGCCCCCATCCAGGTAAATCGAGGACCTGCAACCTTTGAAAACGCTCCCATTGGCGATTGACGAGCATATTTACCTATGGCAAATTCAGCAATTATAAGTGGCACAGACCAGATAATTAAGAATATTAACCAGGGTATTAAAAATGATCCGCCGCCATTCTGTGCAACAATTATTGAGAATCTCCAAATATTTCCTGAGCCTACAGCAATGCCGAGTGCAGAAAGAATTAACCCCCAGCGGGAGCTAAAAAATTCTCTTTGCGACATTAGTTGTTCTTTAATTTTTGGATAGTGAGCTTGTTAATCACAACTGGATTATTTGGTTTATCCATGTTGTTAGTTGGCACCTCACTAATTTTATAAACAATTTCGAGTCCGGATGTCACTTTCCCAAAAATTGTATGTTTAGCATTTAACCAGGGAGTAGGTGCAACTGTAATAAAAAACTGACTTGTATTAGTACCCGGACCGGCATTTGCCATTGAAAGTATTCCAGGTTCGTTATGCATCAAATCCGGGTGGAACTCATCTTCAAATGGACCGCCATAAATGCTTTCTCCACCACTACCGGTTCCGGTTGGATCCCCCCCTTGAATCATAAAATTCTTAATTACTCGGTGAAAAGATATTCCATTGTAAAAACCGCGTTCAGATAATTCTACAAAGTTTTTTACAGTCTTTGGAGTTTTTTGTGCGAATAACTCTACGGTAAACGTTCCCAAATTTGTGTCAAAATTAGCCAGTACCCGGTTGTAGGAAGATAATGATTCTGATACCGGCTGCTTGGTCTCACCATCAGTTTTTTTATTGTTTGCTGAATCGGATTTACAGGAAATAAAAGTTATAACAATTACCAATGAATAAGTTATAAGATTTTTCATTTATGCCTCTATTATAAATAAATTATGTTTAGGTATAACATTATTAAGACAATAATTCCAACTGCTACACGATAGTAAACAAAAATGAAAGTCGTTTTTTTTCTCAAATACTTTAATAAATATTCAATTGAAAGATAACCCACCAGTGCTGAAACAAATGTTGCGATTATCATTGCGATCAATCCATCAAGATTTATGTAGGATAAGGACTCATAAAACTGCAACAATCCACTTGCCGCTACAGCCGGAATGCTCATCAAAAAAGAAAATCGCGCCGCGGTTTCTCTATCTAAACCTAAGAATAAACCGGCGGTGATTGTCGTGCCAGATCGTGAGGAGCCGGGTATTAGTGATATTGCTTGAGCTATCCCAATAATTAGGGCGTCGTACCATTTAATATCATTTATCTTTCTGGAAAATTTACCTGACTTTTCGGCAATAGCTAAAATTAATGCGAGAATAATTAGACTTAATGCAATTACCATTAAATTTTTTGTGAACACACCTTCGATAAAATCTTTAAATAATAACCCTATTACCGCCACCGGTATTGTTGCAATTATTAAGTACCAACCCATTTTTGAGTTGAGCGATTGAGATTTCACTGCCTTTTGTTCAAATAAGTTTTCCTTAAAAAAGTCATTTGCAATTGAAATTAAATCTCTCCAGAAATAAATTAGCACCGCTATCAATGTTCCAATCTGAATAACAGCAATAAATGAAGTCCACTTCTCAGGGAACTGAGGATTAATCAATCCAGTAATTTTACCATAAAGGGTTAAATGCCCCGTACTGCTTATTGGCAAAAACTCCGTTAACCCTTGAATTATTCCTAAAATAATAGCTTCTATTGTGTTCAATCAATTACCTATAATTTAAAAGTTACACCCAAGTTAATTGCGACAGAGATGGAATTCATATTTAAATTTTCCCCTGTGACCGGATTGAATATTTTATTCCCATTATTTGATAAATCTCCCGGGAGATCATATCTGACATCGATACCAATAAGTGCAAAAAAATCTTTACTTAATGCAGTATTGCCAACAGCTTTAAGTAAAAAACCTAATCCATTTGCATTATAATCAGCTTGTGAAAGAAATCTTTCGCTAAATGAAACAGTTCTTAAACCTACTCCTCCCCCGAGCTTGAACTGATATCCTTCTCCGGGAATTATGTAGTATGTTACCACCGAGGGTTTGAAATGGGTGAATGAGACCTCGTATAATCCACCGGAACCCGAAGGAGATGTTTGAGAATCTATTATAGTGTTGAGTTCTATTCCGACCTGAAAACTATTTGAAAAGGAATAATCTATTTCTCCGCTAAAGCTTACCGCACTTTTAAATGAGGATGTAGTATTGGATTGAAATGTTGAATTAACATAATCTCGATATGAAGCGCTGTTTCTAAAATCCAAGCCCATGCTTGCGCTAATATCCCATTGAGAATAAAGTTGTAATAATGGAAGCGAGAAAAATAGAACTAGTACGTTTTTATAATTTTTCATCATTAAGATTTCAAGACAGTTAAAAAAGTTTCCTTGGGTAATTTTCTCTTTTCGCGAATCTTATTTATAATTATTATCATCAAAACTGTAGCTGTAATAAATCCGGTATATGTAATAAAATTAGTAATAAGTGCATAGGCAGCGCTAATCTGAGGATCAAAATTATATATTTGTACAAGCAAATAAATGGATATGGCATGATATGTACCAACGCCACCGGGAGTTGGTATTAATGATCCAAATGCGGAGATTGTCATCACCACCCAAGCAAGTCCAAAATTTATTTTTCCATAATCACCCATATCAATTATATAAAATCCAACATATGAATTTAGAGCGTAAGCAAGAACGATTAACAATGAAATTAATATTATAAGTGAAATATTTTTGACTCCCTTCACACAAGCCAATCCTTCAATTAAAGTTGTAATAAGCTTTTCAAGTTTGGAAGCAAATTTTTCACTAAACTTTTTGGATAAATTTATGAATGTGTGAATGAGATGTTCTTCGTACTTAATTATTATTATGAGAAAGAGAGTAAATACTACAATAAAAATAAAACCTATAAGAAGTGAAATTCTTAACCAATTAATCTCAGTTAAGAGGTCCCCTGGAAAAATTAAAATGCTGATTACAGCGGCAAAAGCAAACGAGATTACATCTATAAAACGTTCAACTATTATTGAACCTAGTATTGTCGATCTTGATATACCTTCCCATTTTCCTAGAA
Coding sequences:
- a CDS encoding sigma-70 family RNA polymerase sigma factor is translated as MNFVYRFLGDRDSCTDVVQETMIKFYIHKDSYKSFAKFSTWIYTIAGNLAKNELKRRRRRSFFSINNDEDEKSPQIEDKSFLSPEKAADGEIRSEIIQKALLRVKPVYREVVILRDIQDLSYEEIAEITNLAIGTVKSRINRGRAQLQKLLKHIYKE
- the holA gene encoding DNA polymerase III subunit delta, encoding MAKKIKLPSIELVSNLIQQEKILPIYFLCGEDNFSIDSTAQKLEDLYSNLVKSDFDKEDINVEKGVTLNQIIDSAYAFPFGGGKKIITIRNFELLSEKKEFAAYIQNPADFTILIICNFGEVKDTLSEPVKSLIQYNLIFSAEIIKGDELIDWILHQAKEIGLLFTEDNARALVEISGDDKTMLKMQLRKFLDYTPVNGKFDYDAIKNIASPTKQYSIFDLQNAVGRGDKNEALKVALSLISSGEDAITLVNFLAKSIIIISQMLEVVGVSGLSRNSYDIDSSNARKVGISYGYFMNLKKCKYLFNDRRLLNASEALLSADLNIKNSSMDQITVVTMLVSEIIS
- a CDS encoding sodium-dependent transporter, coding for MSQREFFSSRWGLILSALGIAVGSGNIWRFSIIVAQNGGGSFLIPWLIFLIIWSVPLIIAEFAIGKYARQSPMGAFSKVAGPRFTWMGAFVAAVATFIMFYYSVITGWCLKYLVSSANGELLSTKNHLLYWTNFSESYTPLLYHFIVMIIAGSVIYFGVRGIEKISKILVTSLITILLLLMIRAVTLPNALEGLEFFFRPDFNLMLDPKIWLNALTQNAWDTGAGWGLIMTYAIYMKREEDISLNAALIGFGNNSVSLIAGITIFSTVFALGSNDPLSQISNSGPANTGLTFIFLPELFNKITPFHLVNNIFITLFFLALFFAAITSLISMLELSVSSLCDLGMVRKKSIMIMLAIGITAGIPSALNTNFFLNQDWVWGIGLILSGAFIAFSVNKFGVEKFRINLINSHGNDFKLNKLYDYLIKYVIPFEALVLILWWLYSSTQWDSEWWNPFHTENLGTCILQWTIIISTFILINSRINKLLLERKV
- a CDS encoding peptidylprolyl isomerase; amino-acid sequence: MKNLITYSLVIVITFISCKSDSANNKKTDGETKQPVSESLSSYNRVLANFDTNLGTFTVELFAQKTPKTVKNFVELSERGFYNGISFHRVIKNFMIQGGDPTGTGSGGESIYGGPFEDEFHPDLMHNEPGILSMANAGPGTNTSQFFITVAPTPWLNAKHTIFGKVTSGLEIVYKISEVPTNNMDKPNNPVVINKLTIQKLKNN
- the uppP gene encoding undecaprenyl-diphosphatase UppP translates to MNTIEAIILGIIQGLTEFLPISSTGHLTLYGKITGLINPQFPEKWTSFIAVIQIGTLIAVLIYFWRDLISIANDFFKENLFEQKAVKSQSLNSKMGWYLIIATIPVAVIGLLFKDFIEGVFTKNLMVIALSLIILALILAIAEKSGKFSRKINDIKWYDALIIGIAQAISLIPGSSRSGTTITAGLFLGLDRETAARFSFLMSIPAVAASGLLQFYESLSYINLDGLIAMIIATFVSALVGYLSIEYLLKYLRKKTTFIFVYYRVAVGIIVLIMLYLNIIYL
- a CDS encoding flippase-like domain-containing protein, whose amino-acid sequence is MISGSKNKGYLSKSFGVFITFLITFAFLYFAFKGIDFFGALSIIAHSSLYYIFLYVIIFLISHYLRSLRWRIMLKSVKKDLSEVNLFGSVIIGYGVSCVIPRLGELFRGLFLGKWEGISRSTILGSIIVERFIDVISFAFAAVISILIFPGDLLTEINWLRISLLIGFIFIVVFTLFLIIIIKYEEHLIHTFINLSKKFSEKFASKLEKLITTLIEGLACVKGVKNISLIILISLLIVLAYALNSYVGFYIIDMGDYGKINFGLAWVVMTISAFGSLIPTPGGVGTYHAISIYLLVQIYNFDPQISAAYALITNFITYTGFITATVLMIIIINKIREKRKLPKETFLTVLKS